In the Caballeronia sp. NK8 genome, GAATATCGTCGTGCTGGATATGTGCCTCACCGATCCGTTCGGGAAAACGAGCATGCGGGCGTGGCCGCTGCCGCCGCACACGCTCGTCGCGTATGCGGCCGCGCCGGGCGATGCCGCCACCGAAGGCGAGCGCAACGGGCGCTACACGGCGGCGCTTTTGCGCGCGCTCGACGCAGGCTCGCCGCTGACATCCGCGGCCTTCGCCACCGCCGCATCCGATGTCGCGGCGACATCGCGTGGCGCGCAGCGGCCGTGGCTCGCATCGACGCTCGATACAGACTTCGCGATCGCCGATGCATCGGCGCGCATGCACATCGCCGGTACGGACGTGAACGCCATCGATCCGGCCGAATCCGCCAGCGCCATCCGCACGCGCGGCATCCTTCCGAAAGACAGCAACGAGCAGTACGAACTGACCTTCTGGGATTCGATCAAGGACAGCACCTTCCCCAGCGACTACGAGGCTTATCTGAAGTCCTATCCGAACGGCCGTTTCGCGGCGCTCGCCAAGGCGCGCATCGAGCGCCTGCGCGCGTCGGGAGCGGCGACCGCCAAGCCGGCCGCATCGGCGCCATCGGCACCGCCCGCGGCGACGGCCACGCCTGCCGCACCGACGCCGAAGCCGCCGCCAGCCACCGCCGCAGCACCGGACAAACCGCGCCCGAGCACACCGGCCGCGCCCGCCGCCGCCGCGCCTGCGGCACCGGCCGCCGCAGCCGCGAAGCCCGCCGCGAAAACCGCGAGCGGCGGCGAACTGAAGGATTGCCCGTCGTGTCCCGTGCTGATTCCGCTTTCGCCCGGCAGCTTCACGATGGGCAGCAACAACGACGATCCCGCCGAGAAGCCGCCGCATCGCGTGTCGATCGGGCATCCGTTCGCCATCGGCAAATACGAGGTGACCTTCGAGCAATGGAACGCGTGCGTCGATGCGGGCGCCTGCACACGCATCGCGCCGGAAGGCGACACGGCCCCGCCCGCCAATGCGCCGATGCGCAACGTGAGCTGGGACGACGCGCAGGTCTACGTCAAATGGCTGAGCAAGATGGGCGGCAAGGCGTATCGGCTGCCTACGGAAGCGGAATGGGAATATGCCGCGCGCGGCGGCACGCAGTCGACCTACTGGTGGGGCGACCAGATGAAAAAAGGCACGGCGGACTGCAAGGACTGCGGCGATCCGTACAAGCCCGAAGCGCCGACGCCGGTCGGGTCGTTCGCGGCGAATCCGTACGGTCTTTACGACATGAACGGCAGCGTGTGGGAATGGGTCGCCGACTGCTGGCACAGCTCGTACAAGAATGCGCCCGCCGATGGCCGCGCGTGGGACGATCCCTCGTGCTCCGTGCGCGTGATTCGCGGCGGCTCGTGGCGCGAAGGCGCGGCCTACATGCAATCGGCGACGCGCTTCAAATACAGTTCGAGCGTGCGGCAATCGCAGAACGGTTTCCGGGTCGCGCGCGATCTGGAGTGAGCCGCTAGCGGCCGGCCGCCTTCACGATGATCTGCGCCTGCGTGTCGCGCTCGATCGTCTTCAGCGCGGCCGACGCCGCCCGGAAGTCGTCGGGTGTGCAGACCTGCTTGCCGAAGCGCGCATCCAGCGTGCGCGAAATCTGGATGACATTGGTCGACGGATCGAACAGATAGCGCGCGCGATAGCGAAAGAACCCGCTCGTCAGGTCGACATCGTCCGGGACTTCGGCCACGCGCATCGCCTTTGGCAGCGTGATCTGCGACACCTCGTCGAACGCGCCGCCGATGCACAGATACGGCTGCGTGCGCGTGCGCTCGGCGAGCCAGTTGCGCGTCTGCGTCGCGATGCCGCCCGACAGGCTCGTCAACGCGGGCAGCGCGGTCGTGCCCGTCGGCCAGACGATGTCGTCGAGCGTGCCGCGCAAGGTGGTCGCGAACGGACCGCCGGTCGCATCGACATCGCTCGTGGTCAGCGCGCCCGCGCCGCGCAGATTCGTGAAGCGCAGCCGGTCCGCCGCGATCTGGTCGCGCCGCTGCCCGTTCGCGGCCCGCAGCATCATCCGCTCGATTTCCGCGCTCCAGCCCGCATCCTCGACCCAGTAGGCAAAGTGCGCCTCGCCTTGCGGCGCGACCTCGATCTGCAGGCGCGCCGTGCGCGCGAGCGGCTGCGTCGCGGGCGTGCGCGCGAGCGTGCCGCTCGCCACGCGCAGCGCGGGCCGGTCCATGTCCGCGAGCGGCAGAAAGCCGAACTCGACGCTCGCCGCCGTGCTGTCCGCATACGTGTTCAGATCCGGCAGCCAGGTGATGACGTGATTGATCGCGCCCGACCCGTAGCCCGGCACCGACGGCAGCGTATAGACCGAGCCCAGGCCGATCAGCGCGGGCTCGTTGCGGATGCCGACGGCATCGAGCAGCGCGCCGTACAGCGCGACGTGATCCTTGCAGTCGCCGTAGCGGTTCGCGAGCACGTCCGTCACGCGATGCGGCACCGCCGGACTCTGCCCGATGAACATCGCGACATAGCGGATCGTATGGCGCACCCAGTCGTACAGCGTTCTGGCTTTCGCGCGGTCGTCGGCGTCGTGTCGGGTGAGCGACTGCGCGAGCGCGCGAATCGCGGGATCGCTCGCGCCCGGATCGGTGGCGGCGTCGCGGTAACTTTTCGCGAAGCTCGCGTAATCGGCGAAGGTCGTGACCATCAGGCGATCGCCGTACTGCGCGTAACCGACCGAGCCGCCTTCGATGCGCGCGATCCGCTCGCGCCGGTACACGAACGCGTAGCGCGTGCGCCCGTTCTCCGTCACGGGCGGTTCGGCGACATAGCCGCGCGCGTCGGCATAGAGCGGTTTGTCGGCCGGCAGATCGAACACGAGCCGCTGCTGCAACACCGGCCGCTGCCCCGGATCGACGAAATAGTTGAACTGTCCCGGAATCACCGCCGCCGCCTGGCTCTTGCGAAAGCGCAGATGCACGGTCGATCCGGCGCCCACCGCCGGAAAGATCACCGCGCGCAGTTTGGCGTCCTGAAAGGTCGGCGCGCCCGCCGAGCGCGGCTCCTGAATGTCGCGGATCTGGTCCGCGGAGACATCGTGGCGCACGCCGTTCGCATCGACGGTAAAAGCCTCGACGATATCCACCTGCGACACGCTCCTGTCATACCAGACATAGCGCTGTGCGATTTCATCGACGCCCGCGGCGGTGTTGGCGCGCAGCACGGCGATGTCGTCTTCGGTGAGCGAGCCGTCGGCCGCCACGACGAATTCGTGGACGTCGCTGACGACAGTCGACGGATCGTCGTCCGGCGCCGCGACGGCGCGCGACCACACGCACGCGCCGACGACGACGCACGCCAGACGGGAGATGGAGCGACGTGCCATGTCGAAGTGTCCGCGCCGCATGAGTGAAAGCTCATCGTACAGGAGGACGTCGCCGCCGCGCACGGCCGTCCCGCCGCGACTCGACGAAGCACGCGACAATTTGTATCATATTGCGATACAATTTTGAGATTGACGCACGCTTGCGCCCGCGCCACCGATCCGGCCAGCCAGTGTGATCCTCCACAGACTCCACCGGAACGCCGAAAAGTGTCGCGTAACGCATTGCTTCGCTGGCTGCATGGCTTTCTTCCCGCTCCCGTCAACCTGCGCTGGGTGGAACGTCTGCGCGCGGGTCTCGGCGCGCTGATCGGCATTGCGCTGACGGGCGGGGTCGCGCATCTGCTCGTCGGCGATGCCGCGGCCATACCGTTTCTCATCGCGCCGATGGGCGCTTCCGCCGTGCTGCTCTTCGCGGTGCCCGCGAGCCCGCTGGCGCAGCCGTGGTCGATCATCGGCGGCAACATCGTGTCGGCGGCGGTCGGCGTCACCTGCGCGATGTTCGTCCACGATCCCGTCGATGCCGCCGCGCTCGCCGCCTGCCTCGCGATCTGCGCGATGTTCGCGCTGCGCTGCGTGCACCCGCCGTCCGGCGCGGTCGCGCTGACGGCCGTGCTCGGCGGACCGTCGATCCACGCGCTCGGCTACGGTTTCGTGCTCGCGCCAGTGGCGATCCAGTCCTTGGCGCTGCTTTCGTCGGCGGTCGTGTTTCACTCGCTCACTGGCCATCGCTATCCGCACGGCCACGCCGCGCCGAAGCCCGCCGCCGCGCCGCCCGACGCCGCATCGTTCACGCGCGCCGATCTCGAAGCGGTGCTCGCGCGCCGCAGCGAAATGCTCGACGTCGATCCCGACGATCTCGAAGCGCTGCTGCGCGAAACGCAGTTGCAGGCCTACGCGCGCCGCTTCACGGAGTTCACCTGCGCGGACATCATGTCGCGCACGGTCGTCTCGGTGACGCCGCAGACCAGTGCGCGGGCGGCGCTCGCGCTCCTCGACCGGCATCAGGTGAAGGCGCTGCCGGTGATCGACGCGACGCACCGCGTATGCGGCATCGTCACGCGCGCGGACCTCGCGCCGGTGCGCCGCGGCGGCTTCGCCGAGGGCATGAAGCACGCGATCGAGCGGCTGATGCGCGGCCCGTCGGACGCACCGCCGCTCGTCGCCGCACTGATGACGACCGACGTCTGCTCCGTGAAGACGGACACCGCCATCGCCGAACTGGTGCCGATGTTCGCGCACTTCGGGCACCACCATATTCCGGTGATCGGCCCGCACGATCAGCTCGCGGGCATGATCACCGAGACCGATCTGATTTCAGGCCTGTATCGACAATCGTTCGCGGGCGAGCGCAAAAGCGCCTGATCCGCGTCGCCCCTCACGACATCCGATGAACCACCCGCGCACGCTCAACAAGCCGGACTTCGAGCAGTTGTCCGAATTCCGTTATCAGATGCGGCGCTTCGAGCGCTTCTCCGAGCGCGCCGCGCAGGACGAAGGCATCACGCCGCTGCAATACCTGCTGCTGCTGCACATCAAGGGCTATCCGGGCCGCGACTGGGCGACGGTCGGCGAGCTGGCCGAGCGGCTGCAATCGCATCACCACGGCGTCGTGGCGCTGGTCACGCGCTGCGAGACGGCCGGGCTCGTGCGCCGCGCGCCGAGCGAAGACGATCGACGCCAGGTGCGGGTGCATCTCGAACCGCGCGGCGAGGACGTCCTCGAACGCCTCGCTGCGCTGCATCGCGCGGAGCTGAAGTCGCTCGAAGGGGCGTTCCGCGTGCCGCAAATCGATCTTTGAATTTCCGGGAGCACTGACCATGGACCATCACAAACGCGACTTTTCGGTCAACGACCGGCTGCTGAAGATATGCGGGCTCGCCGCCATCATCGGCGGGGTCAGCACGCTGGCGGCCGTCGTGCTTCTCGGGCTCATCCATCTCTTCACGAACCTGTTCTTCTTCGGCACGTTCTCCATCGAGGACCGCTCGCCCGCGCTCAACACGCTCGGGGCCTGGGTCATCGTGATTCCGGTGATCGGCGGCCTGATCGTCGGGTTGATGGCGCGTTTCGGCTCGGAAAAGATTCGCGGCCACGGCATTCCCGAGGCGATCGAGGCGATCCTGTTCGGCAAGAGCCGCATGTCGCCGAAGGTGGCGATTCTCAAGCCGCTGTCGTCGGGCATCGTGATCGGCAGCGGCGGGCCGTTCGGCGCCGAAGGCCCGATCATCATGACCGGCGGCGCGCTCGGCTCGCTGATCGCGCAGTGCATCGACGTGACGGCCGCCGAGCGCAAGACGCTGCTCGTCGCGGGCGCGGCGGCGGGCATGACCGCCGTGTTCGGCACGCCGGTCGCGGCGGTGCTGCTGGCGGTGGAACTGCTGCTGTTCGAATGGCGGCCGCGCAGTTTCCTGCCGGTGGCGCTCGCGTGCGCGGTCGCGGGTTTCGCGCGCGCGGCGGTGTTCGGCACGGGCGCGCTGTTTCCGCTCGAAACGCAGCCGCCGCAGATGATTTCGCTGCTGTCGTGCCTCGTCGCCGGGCTGCTGTCGGGCGCGCTGGCGTCGGGCTTGTCGGCGGCGCTCTACAAGCTGGAGGATCTGTTCGGCAAGCTGCCGATCCACTGGATGTGGTGGCCGGCGCTCGGCGCGGTGGTCGTCGGCATCGGCGGGTATATCGAGCCGCGCGCGCTCGGTGTGGGCTATGACGTGATCGGCGATCTGCTGCATCAGCACATCGCGATTCAGGTGGCGCTGTCGATTCTCGCCGTGAAGGCGGTGATCTGGGTCGTCGCGCTCGCCTCCGGCACCTCGGGCGGCGTGCTCGCGCCGCTACTGATGCTCGGCGCGGGCCTCGGCACCGCGCTCGGCGCGATCCTGCCGGGCCACGATGCCGCGCTCTGGCCGCTCGTGTGCATGGCCGCGACGCTCGGCGCGACGCTCGGTGCGCCGCTCACCGCGATCGTCTTCGCGTTCGGTCTCACGCACGATGCGAACGCGCTGTTGCCGCTGCTCGCCGCGACGCTCGTCGCGCATGGCTTCGCGACCGTCGTGATGAAGCGCTCGATCATGACGGAGAAGATCGCGCGGCGCGGGTATCACATCTATCGCGAATACGGCGTGGACCCGCTGGAGCGTCATCATGTCGATGAAGTCATGACGCGCGACGTGCTGACGATCGACGCCGCCACGCCTCTGACCGACGTCCTCACGCGGCAGTTCGGGCCGCATCAGGCGCATCGGGCGTATCCGGTGGTGCGTGACGGCGTGCTCGTCGGCGTGCTGGATCGGGCGATGCTGGGGACGTTAATGGAGCGCGAGGCGAACGTGGCGGTCGGTGAGGCATTGCAGCGGCTCCGGCCGGACGCGCCGGTCTTCGCGCTGCCGGGCGAACCGTGCCGGCTCGCCGCGACGCGCCTGGCCGTGCATGAACTGGAGCGCCTGCCGGTGGTCGCAGACAGGCAATCGCTGCGGCTCGTCGGCATCGTGTCGCGCAGTGATCTCGTGAAGCCCGCGCGCAAGCACTTCGACGAGGAACATCAGCGCGAACGCTTCAGGGGTTTTCGGCGGGCGTGAGCGCGGCGAGATCGGCGCTGAGGTCGGCGAGCGGCTGCGTCCAGTCGCCGAGTTCGGTCTGACGGTACAGACGCATCGACGGATACCACGGCGTGAAGCGCTGGCAATCGAGCCAGCGTGAATCGCAAGCCTGCGACAACAGCAACCACACCGGGCGATTCAGCGCGCCGGCGAGATGCGCGGTGCCCGTGTCGATAGTGATGAGCAGATCGAGCTGCTCGAGCACGCGGGCGGTGTCGCCGAAGGTCGAAAGCTGCGGCGCCATGTCGATGACGTCGTGGCGTTGCATGACGGCGCGTGTGTCTTCGCTGATTTCGCCGACCTGCAACGAATAGAAGCGGCACGCACGATGGGCAAGCACCGGTTCCAGCCGCTCCAGCGAAATCGACCGATACGGCTCGTGACGCACGCCGCTCGCGCTCGTCCAGACGAGACCGATTTTCGGACGCCGGGTGTCGGCGTTCAGCAGCGCGCTCGCCGCGTCGGACAAGGTTTTGGCCGGATCGATGGCGATGCGCGCGCCCGGATTCTCCGCAGGAAAGTACGGCGAGCGTTGATATCGCGCGTAAAGACTGAAGCCGAAAGTGACGCGATCGCAGCGCTCGAGTTCGGCATTGCGCTGCTCCTCCGTCGCCATCGACAGCGTCACAGCGTCGCTCTGGCGGACGATCTCGTTCCATCCCGGGAACTGCTCCAGGACCACCTCACGCGCGCCTTCGCGAAGCAGGACATCGACGTAGCGCGAGAACTGCACGAAGTCGCCGAAACCGCCTTCGCAAGCGATGAATATGCGCTTGCCCGCGACGGGTTCGTCCATGCCGAGGAGCTTTTGCAACAGTGCGGCCCGCCAAGCGGAATGACTTGCCAGAATGAGTTGGTGGAACGCGTCAGCGTGCGCCGGGCCGCGGATCACGCGGTATCGCTCGTTCGCTTCGTGAAACTTGCCGAGGATGAATTGCACGATCGCGAGTTCTTCGGAGAGGATGTAGCGATCGAGGTTATTCATCGACTCGTCCGCCAGCGCGCGTTTCAGATGCTTCTCCGCTTCGGCGTGCAGACCGGCAAAGCTCAGGTCGATGCCAAGCTGGCCGATCCAGCAGCCGGGATCTTCGGACGCGGACAATCGTTTCCCAAGGGCCCGGGCCTCGCCTGCGCGGCCGGCCAGCCGGAGCGCGCGCATCAGTTCCAGTGGCGGCATGTTTTGCAGATCATTTGGCTGGGCCATGACGGATGGTGGTTGTCTGAGAGGTCTGGGCGAAGGCTGGATATGCTACTTCCTCACTGCGTCCGAAAACGCAAAAAAGCGTAACTTCAAGGTAGACGCAGTTGCCCGGACGTAGAAAGGGACTTTGCGTCATCGTGCATTTCGGGGAGAGAAAGAATCTAACCGACGGTTACGCTTCGAGGAGCTGACAAATGGCCTTTCGCCCGCACCGCCCATGATCACCCGCCGCGACTTCCTCCGCCTCGCCGCAGCCGCGCTCGCCACGCAGGCCGCGCAAGCCGCCGAACCGCCCTCGCAAGCCATGCACAAACGCCCCATTCCCTCGACGAACGAGCCCTTGCCCGTCGTCGGCTGCGGCACCTGGCGCACCTTCGATGTCGACGATGACCCCACGCGCCGCCGCGAGCTCGCCGAAGTCCTGCGCGTGCTGTTCGCCGCGGGCGGCTCGGTGATCGATTCATCGCCGATGTACGGCTCGTCGGAAGCGGTGGCGGGCGCGCTGCTCGCCGCATCGCATACGCGCGACAAGGCGTTCATCGCCACCAAGGTCTGGACCGATGGCCGCGCCGCCGGCATCGCGCAAATGGAGCAGTCGATGCGCCTGTGGCAGACCGGTCGCATCGACCTGATGCAGATTCACAACCTGCTCGACTGGCGCACGCAGCTCGCCACCCTGCGCGACTGGAAAGCCGCCGGCAAAGTGCGCTACATCGGCGTGACGCATTACACGTCGAGCGCGTTTCCTCAGGTCGAAGCGGTGCTGCGTTCCGAGCGCGTCGATTTCGTGCAGATGAACTATGCCGCCAACGATCGCGATGCCGAAGCGCGCCTTCTGCCGCTCGCCGCCGAACGCGGCGTCGCGGTCATCGTGAACCAGCCGTTCGGCGGCGGCTCGCTGCTCGCGAGCCTGCGCAATCGCCCGGTGCCCGCGTTCGCGGGGGAGTTAGGCTGCACGACATGGGCACAGCTTCTGCTCAAGTTCGTGTTGGGCAACCCGGCCGTGACCTGCGTGATCCCTGGCACGGGGCGGCCCGAATACATGATCGACAACGCGCGCGCGGGCATCGGCGTCTATCCGGATGCGGCGATGAGACAACGCATCGCCGACGCGGTCGCGTAAGGAGCAAACCATGAGCGATCCCTACGACCTTCAGCGCTTCGTCGACGCACAGAAAAGCGTCATCGACGAGGTGCGCGCCGAACTTCGCGCCGGCCGCAAGCGCACCCACTGGATGTGGTTCGTGTTCCCGCAGATCGCCGGTCTCGGGCACAGCGCGATGGCGCAGCACTACGCGATTTCATCGCTCGACGAAGCGCGGGCCTATCTGGTGCATCCGGTGCTGGGCGCACGGCTCGTCGAGCTGACGCGCATCGTCGATGGCTTGGAGGGGCGCAGTGTCGGCGAGATCTTCGGCTATCCGGACGACATGAAATTCCATTCGTCGATGACGCTCTTCGCGCATATCGCCGATACGCCGGACGTCTTCCTCGACGCGCTGCGCCACTACTTCGCAGGCCGGCCCGACGACGCGACGCTCGCGCGCCTGCGCTGACGGGCATGACGGTTGCGCTTCCCGGTGATCGATATGTCACGGGAGCCGAACGCCATGAGCAAACCATTCAAGCTGCGCGATCACGTCCGCTGGAACACGCCGCAAGGCGAGACGACGGGACATATCGTGCGGATCGTCACCGAGCGCATGACGCTCGACGGACACACCGTCAACGCGTCGCGCGACGATCCGCACTACGAAGTCGAAAGCGACAAGAGCGGCAAACGCGCCGTGCACAAGGCCGATGCGCTCACGCGTCTATCTCACTGAATTCAGTATCGAATTCAACTTCGCCGCGCGCCGCACGTTCGCACTTTTATAGTGCGCGCGGCGCAAGCTTTCACCGCTCCTGCAAAGAAACCGATTAACGTTCAAACTTCTACCGCGCTGGAAGCTTGAATCGCGCACGTCCATTGAAACAGTCTGCCCATCCTTTGAGGAAACCAAGAATGAAATCGAAGCTCGTGGCACTGCTCGTTGCATCGTCGGCACTCGGCCTGACTTCCACGGCATCCTACGCCCAGGTCGCGGGCGCGCAGCCGCTCGGGGTGACGGTCGAAGTCTCGACCGCCATCATCGACGGCTGGAGCGTCAAGAAATCCGTCCTCAACAAGCCTGTCGTGAACGAACAGGGAGAGCGCGTCGGCGTGATCAACGACATCATCGTCGCGCCCGACAAGTCAGTTTCGTTCGCGATCATCGCGGCGAACAAGTTTCTGGGCGTCGCGCGTCACGATGTCGCGATTCCAATCGAGCAACTGGATGTGAAGGACGGCAAGTTCGTGCTCGCGGGCGCGACCAAGGACGCCATCAAGGCGCTGCCCGAGTTCCAGTACAACAAGGTGAAGGCGACGCCCAAGCCGCGCGCGGAATTCGAGCATCATTGATGCGTCATCCGACATAAACCAGGGCGGCCGCGCGCCGCCCTTTTTCATCCTTACCGCCCGGGAGCACGCGATGTTCAACGCCCTCATGCTCGACCAACAGGACGATCGCACCGTCGCGTCCATTCAGTCGATCGACGAATCCCGGCTCGCCTCACCCGGCGATGGCGACGTGCTCGTGCGCGTCGACTTCTCGACGCTCAACTACAAGGACGGGCTCGCGATCACGGGCAAGAGCCCGGTCGTGCGCAAGTGGCCGATGGTGCCGGGCATCGACTTCGCGGGCGTCGTCGAAACGAGTTCGCACCCGGATTACCAGCCCGGCGACAAGGTCGTGCTGAACGGCTGGGGCGCGGGCGAAACGCATTGGGGCGGGCTCGCGCAGAAGGCGCGCGTGCCGGGCGACCATCTGATCGCGCTGCCCGCGAACATCACGACACGCCAGGCGATGGCCGTCGGTACGGCGGGCTATACGGCGATGTTGTGCGTACAGGCGCTGGAAAAACACGGCGTCGCGGCAACAGACGGCGACGTCCTCGTGACAGGCGCGAACGGCGGCGTCGGCAGCTTCGCGGTCGCGATTCTGGCAAAGCGCGGCTATCGCGTGATTGCGTCGACCGGTCGCCCCGAGGAAGCCGCGCGGCTGCGCGCGCTGGGCGCGGCGGACATCGTCGAGCGCGCGACGCTGTCCGAGCCGGGCAAGCCGCTGCAGAAGGAACGCTGGGCGGCGGCGGTCGATTGCGTCGGCAGCCACACGCTCGCCAATGTCTGCGCGAGCCTGCGCTACGGCGGCGCGGTGGCCGCGTGCGGCCTCGCGCAAGGCATGGATCTGCCCGCCACGGTCGCGCCGTTCATCCTGCGCGGCGTCGCGTTGCTGGGCGTGGACAGCGTCTACGTGCCGCGCGAGCGGCGTATCGCGGCGTGGCAGGCGATCGCGGACGAAGTGCCGGTCGCGACCATCGAAAGCGTCGCGACGACCATCGCGCTCGCCGATGCGCCCGAAGCCGCCGCGCGTCTGCTGCGCGGCGAAATCAAGGGGCGCGTGATCGTCGATGTGAACGCGTAGACGCGGGTCAGAAGGTGCTCCAGCCGTCGCCGCCGGCGACCTTCGCCGTCTGAACCTGAACCCGCGCCACGCGAGGTGCGGCCTTCGGGCGCGGCGCGGCCGGAGCGTGCGCGGTGAACGCAGCCGCCGCGCCCTGCACCGTGAAGAACGCCACGGCTTCGTTGAGCCTGCGCCCCTGCTCTTCGAGCGAGGTGGCCGCCGCCGCCGCTTCCTCGACCAGCGCCGCGTTCTGCTGCGTGACTTCGTCCATCTGCGTGATCGCCTGATTCACCTGCTCGATGCCGCGTCCCTGTTCCACCGACGCCGCCGCGATCTCCTCCATGATGTCCGTCACACGCGCGACGGCCTGCGTGACTTCGGCCATCGTCGTGCCCGCTTCGCCCGCCAGCACGGAGCCGTCGCGCACCTTGGCGGTCGAATCGGCGATCAGTTCCTTGATTTCCTTGGCCGCCGTCGACGAGCGCTGCGCGAGGCTGCGCACTTCGCTCGCGACGACCGCGAAGCCGCGGCCCTGCTCGCCCGCGCGCGCTGCCTCGACCGCCGCGTTGAGCGCGAGGATATTCGTCTGGAACGCGATACCTTCGATGATCCCGGTGATCTCGGCGATCTTGCCGGAGCTGTCGCTGATGCCGTTCATCGTGTCGACGACGCGGCCCACCACATCGCTGCCCTTCTTCGCGATATCCGACGCATTCGATGCGAGCGTGCTCGCCTGCTGCGCGTTCTCGGCGTTCTGACGCACCGTGGACGTCAGTTCTTCCATGCTCGCCGCCGTTTCCTGCAGGGACGCCGCCTGTTCCTCGGTGCGCTGGCTCAGATCGGTATTGCCGGTCGCGAGCTCCTTCGCCGCGCCGCCGACCGCGCCGCTGCTCTCGCGCACGCGGCTGACGGTTTCGGTGAGGCGCGTGTTCATGGTGGCGAGCGCGCGCAGCAGGTCGCCGGTTTCGTCCGCCGTTTCCGCGACGATGTGGCTCGTCAGATCGCCACGCGCCACGGTCTGCGCGATGCCGACCGCCTCGCCGATCGGCGTCGTGATCGAGCGCGTGATCGCGATGCCCGCGCCCACCGCGAACAGCGCGGCAGCCGCGCACAGCGCGATCAGCACGTTGCGCTGCATCTCGTAGTTCGCCTCGTAGTCGCGCACGATCTCGTCGCGGCGCGTGGCGGTGTAGCTGGCGTAATCATCGGTGGCCTTGACCAGTTGCGCGAGCAGCGGACGGCACTCTTCGTCCATTCTGACGATCGCCTCGTCGCGCTTGCCCGCGAGCGCGAGCCCGACGATGCCCGTCGCGACCGGCCCGTACAGCGTCTCCACGCGCGCCATCTCGGCGACCAGGCTACGGGCCTTCTCGCTCGTGTCGGTCGCGTTGGCGACCATGTCCTTCAATTGCCGCAGGCGCGCCTGCACGTCCTCGTGCGCGCGGGTGACGTCGGCTTTTTCGAGTTCGAGGTCGGCGGGCTTCGTGACGAGCACGAGATTGCGCGCCGCGATCGCCCGCCGGTCGACGGCGGTGCGGATCTGCCCGGCGACATCGGCGCGGGCGTTGATGCCGTGGACATAGCGGACGAAGCCGTCCGTCGCGTTGGACAACGCGCGCAGCGACATGCCTGCGACCAGCACGACCAGTAAGGCGAGAATGCCGAATCCCGCGATCAGCTTGTTTTTGATCGTGATGTTCTTGAGGTTCATGTTTTGGGTTCTCTCAGTGGTCCATTCATGGGACATACGGCGCCGTTTCCGCGTGTATGACGCGGCGCTCTTCTTGCTGATTACGGCGGGCCGCTTCGGGTCCTGAAGGGAAAAGATGCAAATAGTCTGCACT is a window encoding:
- a CDS encoding DUF3857 and transglutaminase domain-containing protein; this encodes MARRSISRLACVVVGACVWSRAVAAPDDDPSTVVSDVHEFVVAADGSLTEDDIAVLRANTAAGVDEIAQRYVWYDRSVSQVDIVEAFTVDANGVRHDVSADQIRDIQEPRSAGAPTFQDAKLRAVIFPAVGAGSTVHLRFRKSQAAAVIPGQFNYFVDPGQRPVLQQRLVFDLPADKPLYADARGYVAEPPVTENGRTRYAFVYRRERIARIEGGSVGYAQYGDRLMVTTFADYASFAKSYRDAATDPGASDPAIRALAQSLTRHDADDRAKARTLYDWVRHTIRYVAMFIGQSPAVPHRVTDVLANRYGDCKDHVALYGALLDAVGIRNEPALIGLGSVYTLPSVPGYGSGAINHVITWLPDLNTYADSTAASVEFGFLPLADMDRPALRVASGTLARTPATQPLARTARLQIEVAPQGEAHFAYWVEDAGWSAEIERMMLRAANGQRRDQIAADRLRFTNLRGAGALTTSDVDATGGPFATTLRGTLDDIVWPTGTTALPALTSLSGGIATQTRNWLAERTRTQPYLCIGGAFDEVSQITLPKAMRVAEVPDDVDLTSGFFRYRARYLFDPSTNVIQISRTLDARFGKQVCTPDDFRAASAALKTIERDTQAQIIVKAAGR
- a CDS encoding SUMF1/EgtB/PvdO family nonheme iron enzyme, whose protein sequence is MWRTLLIAGVFMTIGGVFAPASAAPSSIASFASPAAQAPKHRALVIGNADYAEHPLRSASRDADDMSAALASLGFDVTRRTNLDEAAMRQTLDAFTARLGPHDTALVYFAGHGVQAGGDALLVPLDAREREPVTLVRDALSAKEIVERMTRARPGAANIVVLDMCLTDPFGKTSMRAWPLPPHTLVAYAAAPGDAATEGERNGRYTAALLRALDAGSPLTSAAFATAASDVAATSRGAQRPWLASTLDTDFAIADASARMHIAGTDVNAIDPAESASAIRTRGILPKDSNEQYELTFWDSIKDSTFPSDYEAYLKSYPNGRFAALAKARIERLRASGAATAKPAASAPSAPPAATATPAAPTPKPPPATAAAPDKPRPSTPAAPAAAAPAAPAAAAAKPAAKTASGGELKDCPSCPVLIPLSPGSFTMGSNNDDPAEKPPHRVSIGHPFAIGKYEVTFEQWNACVDAGACTRIAPEGDTAPPANAPMRNVSWDDAQVYVKWLSKMGGKAYRLPTEAEWEYAARGGTQSTYWWGDQMKKGTADCKDCGDPYKPEAPTPVGSFAANPYGLYDMNGSVWEWVADCWHSSYKNAPADGRAWDDPSCSVRVIRGGSWREGAAYMQSATRFKYSSSVRQSQNGFRVARDLE
- a CDS encoding chloride channel protein, with protein sequence MTMDHHKRDFSVNDRLLKICGLAAIIGGVSTLAAVVLLGLIHLFTNLFFFGTFSIEDRSPALNTLGAWVIVIPVIGGLIVGLMARFGSEKIRGHGIPEAIEAILFGKSRMSPKVAILKPLSSGIVIGSGGPFGAEGPIIMTGGALGSLIAQCIDVTAAERKTLLVAGAAAGMTAVFGTPVAAVLLAVELLLFEWRPRSFLPVALACAVAGFARAAVFGTGALFPLETQPPQMISLLSCLVAGLLSGALASGLSAALYKLEDLFGKLPIHWMWWPALGAVVVGIGGYIEPRALGVGYDVIGDLLHQHIAIQVALSILAVKAVIWVVALASGTSGGVLAPLLMLGAGLGTALGAILPGHDAALWPLVCMAATLGATLGAPLTAIVFAFGLTHDANALLPLLAATLVAHGFATVVMKRSIMTEKIARRGYHIYREYGVDPLERHHVDEVMTRDVLTIDAATPLTDVLTRQFGPHQAHRAYPVVRDGVLVGVLDRAMLGTLMEREANVAVGEALQRLRPDAPVFALPGEPCRLAATRLAVHELERLPVVADRQSLRLVGIVSRSDLVKPARKHFDEEHQRERFRGFRRA
- a CDS encoding MarR family winged helix-turn-helix transcriptional regulator, translated to MNHPRTLNKPDFEQLSEFRYQMRRFERFSERAAQDEGITPLQYLLLLHIKGYPGRDWATVGELAERLQSHHHGVVALVTRCETAGLVRRAPSEDDRRQVRVHLEPRGEDVLERLAALHRAELKSLEGAFRVPQIDL
- a CDS encoding HPP family protein, which produces MSRNALLRWLHGFLPAPVNLRWVERLRAGLGALIGIALTGGVAHLLVGDAAAIPFLIAPMGASAVLLFAVPASPLAQPWSIIGGNIVSAAVGVTCAMFVHDPVDAAALAACLAICAMFALRCVHPPSGAVALTAVLGGPSIHALGYGFVLAPVAIQSLALLSSAVVFHSLTGHRYPHGHAAPKPAAAPPDAASFTRADLEAVLARRSEMLDVDPDDLEALLRETQLQAYARRFTEFTCADIMSRTVVSVTPQTSARAALALLDRHQVKALPVIDATHRVCGIVTRADLAPVRRGGFAEGMKHAIERLMRGPSDAPPLVAALMTTDVCSVKTDTAIAELVPMFAHFGHHHIPVIGPHDQLAGMITETDLISGLYRQSFAGERKSA